The Plasmodium yoelii strain 17X genome assembly, chromosome: 4 genome has a window encoding:
- a CDS encoding PIR protein: protein MTLKVCETFKYIEQHLPDNYYFDKNKVSSDIKTYCQTNNKAWKGECNTIGQVVSAVTMLLLNKLFVANKNIESENKNNEYITYVMLWLSNKMKLIKTGSYGSVADFFVTFIKNNKIYIIYRDKINKNDKIMKLNIDRMRTLYGLLNNLCNAITKYNNDSSNYSDFSNFVNNWIILYIKLLLKKKRVFEDEYYCDVLVTLKNAYEKFKKDNDTKSCFPEIIDIEKIKTCKELGKEATSSSKVIAVGFNEVKTQKGLEKEEATLGYIDVIKRGFETCSSNFSIMFTNDVKELYKKALPPLTNFYGKIINFGDKTINYVNDQLKKAIETYASNNCISEENSQRDKSPSSQEAPSEKGNSDQKGYEASQISVSCPVTEQEIPVSEVAGDGTTEIGDNPFNVYKKMGISILIILIPIALAIMYKYLPFGWRKKSKKKKNMKKAINMFDTDETTERVINPTDRKKQMQIIINLSAQNKQGEKFINPSTPKKQDKKLTNSSTPKKQDKKLTNSSTQKKQDKKLTNSYTHKKQDKKFINSSTQKKQDKKFINSIYWEKYPLLNIYKLMKADPVPFIILFLLFIFYVYKRKDDSLE from the exons ATGACTCTCAAAGTG tgtgaaacatttaaatatattgagCAACATTTGCctgataattattatttcgataaaaataaagtatcTAGTGATATAAAAACTTATTGTCAAACTAACAATAAAGCATGGAAAGGAGAATGTAATACTATCGGTCAAGTAGTTAGTGCTGTTACTATGTTATTacttaataaattattcgttgcgaataaaaatatagaatctgaaaataaaaataacgaaTATATCACGTATGTTATGCTATGGTTaagtaataaaatgaaactaaTTAAAACAGGGAGCTACGGAAGCGTGGCAGATTTTTTTGTCacgtttataaaaaataataaaatttatataatatatcgtgataaaatcaataaaaacgacaaaataatgaaactTAATATTGATAGAATGCGTACACTTTATGGGTTACTTAATAACCTATGTAATGCAATTACTAAATATAACAACGATTCTTCAAATTACTCtgatttttcaaattttgttAACAATTGGATAATACTATACATAAAActtcttttaaaaaaaaagagagtTTTTGAAGATGAATATTATTGTGATGTATTAGTGACTTTAAAAAATGCTTATgagaaatttaaaaaagataatGATACCAAAAGTTGTTTTCCagaaattatagatatagaaaaaataaaaacttgTAAGGAATTAGGTAAAGAAGCAACAAGTTCATCGAAAGTTATAGCTGTGGGGTTCAATGAAGTGAAGACACAAAAGGGTTTAGAGAAAGAGGAAGCTACCTTGGGATATATAGATGTTATTAAAAGGGGATTTGAAACGTGTAGTTCAAATTTTAGTATTATGTTTACTAATGATGTCaaagaattatataaaaaggcGTTGCCACCACTAACAAATTTTTAcggaaaaattataaattttggTGATAAAACTATTAATTATGTGAATGATCAACTTAAAAAAGCAATAGAAACTTATGCATCAAATAATTGTATATCTGAGGAGAATTCCCAAAGAGATAAATCACCATCATCTCAAGAAGCTCCATCTGAAAAAGGAAATTCTGATCAAAAGGGTTACGAAGCATCTCAAATATCAGTGTCATGTCCAGTGACTGAACAAGAAATTCCAGTATCCGAAGTAGCAGGAGATGGAACAACCGAAATAGGTGATAATCCATTCAACGTATACAAGAAAATGGGAATTTCAATtctaattattttaataccCATTGCTTTAGCTATTATGTACAag TATTTGCCATTTGGATGGAGAAAGAAAtcgaagaaaaaaaaaaacatgaaaaaggctataaatatgtttgatACAGATGAAACAACAGAAAGAGTTATAAACCCAACTGAtcgaaaaaaacaaatgcaaataattataaatttatctgCTCAAAATAAGCAGGGTGAAAAGTTTATAAATCCATCTACTCCAAAAAAACAGGATAAAAAACTTACCAATTCATCTACTCCAAAAAAACAGGATAAAAAGCTTACCAATTCATCTACTCAAAAAAAACAGGATAAAAAGCTTACAAATTCATATACTCATAAAAAACAGGATAAAAAGTTTATAAATTCATCTACTCAAAAAAAACAGGATAAAAAGTTTATAAATTCCATTTATTGGGAAAAATAtccattattaaatatatataaacttatGAAGGCCGATCCTGtaccatttattattttatttttgttgtttattttttatgtttataaaagaaaagatGATTCTttagaataa